GCGGCTCTTGTCCGTGATGAGGTCTGCCTCAAGGTCCAGTTCCCCCTGAGAGTGTTCCTGAGAAGAAAGGTCCATGAGCATCACACCAGCCTTGGCGTAGTTGTAGCCTGGCTTAAAGATCGCGCGCAGGCCAGCCACCGCCGCCTGAAGCAGGAGGCGTGTGTCAGCGGTTGGCCTGGGCAGAGGAACGGTAGCGCTTCGCCCGTACTGGGCATCATGTTGGCAAAACGGGCTGGTGCGAATGAACACTTGCGCGGATGCCGCGAGCGAAGACTGCTGGCGAAGCTTTTCGGCGGCGCGAGATGCAAACTCAGAAATCGCTTGCAACAGCGAATTGAAATCCTGGACTGTCTTGCCGAACGAACGGGAACACATGATTTGCTGACGCGGCGCCGGCGCGTCGTCGAAAGGAATGCAAGAGACTCCCATGAGCTCGCGGACTGTGCGCTCAAGTACCACGGAGTGCTGGCGACGGAGCGTCCCAATGTCGACCCGGAGAAGGTCTGAGATTGACTTGATCCCGCCGGCGACGAGCTGTGCCTCGATGCGAGGGCCAATGCCCCACACCTCCCCGATCGCGGTGCGAGCAAACAGGTCTTCACGATCCTCCGTAGACATGTGCTCGAGGTCACAGACCTGGGCAAAGTGTGGCGGATAGATCCCCGGCTTGCGTTCGGCGGTTTTTGCAACGTGATTTGCAAACTTCGCCAGCGTCTTGGTATTGGCAATGCCAACGCACGTCGGTAGGCCGACCCAGCGGAGGACCTGTTCACGCATCCTCTTACCGATGTCCAGCGGCTGGCCGGGCAGGCCTTGGAGGTCAAGGAAGCACTCATCGATGGAGTACACCTCTACCCTGGGAGAGTAGTGGGCGAGGATGGTCATGACGCGGTCGCTCATTTCACCGTATAGGGTGAAGTTCGAACTCAGGGCGACCAGACCGGCGCTGTCGACAAGGTGGCGGATTTCATGCCATGGCGCACCCATCTTGATACCCAGTGCCTTAGCCTCCTCGGAGCGGCTGATGGCGTTGCCGTCGTTCGAGCTTAAAACGACCAACGGGCGTCCGTTCAACTGCGGCCGGAATGCGCGCTCCGCCTCGCAATAAAAATTGTTGATGTCCGCGAGGGCGTACAACATCACTTGACGAAGCGCTTGATGCAGGCGGTGACGACACCCCACACCTCTAGCGTTTGGCCCTCGCGCGGCACGATATCTGGAAAGGTCGGGTTGGCTGCTTGCAGCTTCACGCGGCCGGAGCGGCGGTACAGCTTCTTCACGCAGAACTCACCTTCAACGATGGCAATGACGATGTCGCCGTGCTTAGCGTTGAGCGCGCGATCGACGATGACGGCGTCACCATCATCGATGCCGGCATCACGCATTGAAGGGCCGGCGATCCGCAGCAAGAAAGATGAAACGGGGTTCTTGAGAAGGACGTCGTTCAGGTCTATTCGCTTCTGTGCGTGGTCCTCTGCAGGCGAAGGAAAGCCAGCTGCCACTGTCTGGTCGATGACCAATACGGTCACCGCTGGCATCAAAGGGCGGGAAAGTTGGAGCGGAAGCATGGCGGTTTGGCGATACTGGCTATTTATACAGCATCCCGCCGCGAGGATTTGCCGGTGCTATCGCAACTCGTCGACTCCTACGCGGTTTTTCGGCTGGCTCCGACACGAGCTCCAAGGCTGGCGGCGTAGGGTGAAAGCAAGCAAATGAAGGAGCCCGATATGTCGGACAACAAGGACCTGCGCGGTGGCCAAGATCGTCAAAGGATCAACGTGAACCAGCCCCATGAAGTGCGCTACTGGACGGAGAAGTTCGGCGTCCCTGAGGACGTTCTGAAGCAAGCTGTGAAGAAAGCAGGCGATCGTGCCGAAGCCGTCGAACGAGAGCTCAAGGGCAGCCGGGAGTAAAGCCCATGGCGAGACGGGACAACCCCTACGGGATGGGGTGGGCGTTCCCGCGCAGGCTCACGAAGTGCAATGTGCAATCAACCAGGCGCCGGCGTATCGGCCGGGCCCAGG
The sequence above is drawn from the Piscinibacter gummiphilus genome and encodes:
- a CDS encoding Y-family DNA polymerase, translating into MLYALADINNFYCEAERAFRPQLNGRPLVVLSSNDGNAISRSEEAKALGIKMGAPWHEIRHLVDSAGLVALSSNFTLYGEMSDRVMTILAHYSPRVEVYSIDECFLDLQGLPGQPLDIGKRMREQVLRWVGLPTCVGIANTKTLAKFANHVAKTAERKPGIYPPHFAQVCDLEHMSTEDREDLFARTAIGEVWGIGPRIEAQLVAGGIKSISDLLRVDIGTLRRQHSVVLERTVRELMGVSCIPFDDAPAPRQQIMCSRSFGKTVQDFNSLLQAISEFASRAAEKLRQQSSLAASAQVFIRTSPFCQHDAQYGRSATVPLPRPTADTRLLLQAAVAGLRAIFKPGYNYAKAGVMLMDLSSQEHSQGELDLEADLITDKSRLMSAVDAVNRRYGRGSLVLASMGPGGEHAWHAKRERLTPCYTTRWEDIPIARA
- a CDS encoding translesion error-prone DNA polymerase V autoproteolytic subunit, which encodes MLPLQLSRPLMPAVTVLVIDQTVAAGFPSPAEDHAQKRIDLNDVLLKNPVSSFLLRIAGPSMRDAGIDDGDAVIVDRALNAKHGDIVIAIVEGEFCVKKLYRRSGRVKLQAANPTFPDIVPREGQTLEVWGVVTACIKRFVK
- a CDS encoding DUF3606 domain-containing protein — encoded protein: MSDNKDLRGGQDRQRINVNQPHEVRYWTEKFGVPEDVLKQAVKKAGDRAEAVERELKGSRE